A DNA window from Paenibacillus andongensis contains the following coding sequences:
- a CDS encoding SDR family NAD(P)-dependent oxidoreductase, protein MDMGLNNKTALITGSTKGIGKAIAIELAKEGVHVLINGRNDEEVERTVNELKSDFPATSPQNATADIVDTQQREALFEKYPNIDILVNNMGIYEIMQYEDVDDEVWEKYFRTNVLAANGLSKFYLPKMLKNDYGRIIFIGSEEAIMPSGLMPQYCMTKSMLLSLSKSLSKLTKGTEVTVNTIMPGPTLSENVHQIIEGMYPNEDMTFSEKEKEFMTTNLPQSEIQRFIKPIEIGRLTTFVCSPYASAFKGSPIRMDGGMVPTIF, encoded by the coding sequence ATGGATATGGGATTAAACAATAAAACAGCTTTAATTACTGGATCAACGAAAGGGATAGGTAAAGCAATCGCCATTGAACTTGCCAAAGAAGGTGTTCATGTACTAATTAATGGACGAAATGATGAAGAGGTAGAACGAACTGTCAATGAGTTGAAGTCAGATTTTCCGGCTACCTCTCCTCAAAATGCTACAGCCGATATTGTGGATACTCAGCAAAGAGAAGCTTTATTTGAAAAATACCCCAATATCGATATTTTAGTTAACAATATGGGTATTTATGAAATTATGCAATATGAGGACGTTGACGATGAAGTATGGGAAAAATACTTTCGTACGAATGTTCTTGCTGCAAATGGATTATCTAAATTTTACTTACCTAAAATGTTGAAGAATGATTATGGCCGCATTATCTTTATTGGGAGTGAAGAAGCAATTATGCCTTCTGGGCTAATGCCTCAGTATTGTATGACCAAATCAATGCTATTATCATTGTCAAAAAGCTTATCTAAATTAACAAAAGGAACCGAAGTTACAGTCAATACGATCATGCCAGGACCAACACTCTCTGAGAATGTGCATCAAATCATTGAGGGTATGTACCCTAATGAAGATATGACTTTTTCGGAAAAAGAGAAAGAATTTATGACTACAAACCTACCTCAATCTGAAATACAGCGATTTATCAAGCCTATTGAAATAGGTAGATTAACAACATTTGTATGTAGTCCTTATGCATCCGCATTTAAAGGTTCTCCAATCCGTATGGATGGGGGTATGGTACCGACTATTTTTTAA
- a CDS encoding FAD-dependent oxidoreductase — protein MNSYTFQKNVAVYDKTDILIVGGGPAGVAAAIAAARCGKKVTLLEQSGQLGGMGTLGNVSVFMGVGNVTGIYREIVSEVLPQQAVPDDHKGSIWPQYNPFRLRHYLNEKLEKEGVQVLFHVSFAGTVIDQGRVKAVIANSREGLLAFEADVFIDCTGDGRVAIEAGAEYTSGRDVDGMTQPMTLMFMMQNTGQPAVRQLPEGCYRYENVSELPQGRLLHWEQNEPGNLLVNMTRVKGNGAKVKDVSYAEKEALRQAFSVADFLQRNGFENYVLSHVPGQVGVRETNQIVGHYTLTEDDILSSRRFDDVVAQTNYEIDIHNPDGKAGTDEREVKGYDIPYRCLIPQGVQGLLVAGRSISATHVAMSSMRVQATCYALGQAAGVAASIAADQGIPLEHVSVDELHEALRLQNVMFLKNAHK, from the coding sequence ATGAATAGTTATACATTCCAGAAAAACGTGGCTGTATACGATAAAACGGACATTTTGATTGTCGGAGGCGGTCCAGCGGGTGTGGCAGCAGCTATCGCGGCGGCAAGGTGCGGAAAAAAAGTCACGCTGCTCGAACAATCCGGACAATTAGGCGGGATGGGCACCTTGGGCAACGTCAGCGTATTTATGGGTGTCGGCAATGTGACGGGCATTTATCGTGAGATCGTTTCCGAAGTGCTGCCGCAGCAGGCGGTTCCGGACGATCATAAAGGTTCAATCTGGCCGCAGTACAATCCGTTCCGTCTGCGGCATTATTTGAACGAGAAGCTGGAAAAGGAAGGCGTACAAGTGTTGTTCCACGTCAGCTTCGCAGGAACTGTCATCGATCAGGGACGTGTAAAGGCGGTCATCGCGAATTCGCGCGAAGGGCTGCTGGCGTTTGAAGCGGATGTGTTCATCGACTGCACGGGAGATGGGCGTGTTGCCATCGAAGCGGGGGCGGAATATACCTCTGGACGCGACGTCGACGGGATGACCCAACCAATGACGCTTATGTTCATGATGCAAAATACCGGTCAGCCCGCCGTACGGCAACTGCCGGAGGGCTGTTATCGTTACGAGAATGTATCCGAATTGCCGCAAGGAAGACTGCTCCATTGGGAGCAAAACGAACCAGGCAATCTGCTCGTTAATATGACCCGAGTGAAGGGAAACGGGGCCAAAGTCAAGGACGTCAGCTATGCGGAAAAAGAAGCGCTGCGACAGGCTTTCTCCGTTGCCGACTTTTTGCAGCGCAACGGATTCGAGAACTATGTGCTTTCGCATGTGCCTGGTCAGGTCGGGGTCAGGGAGACGAATCAGATCGTCGGCCATTATACGCTGACCGAGGATGATATTCTCTCCAGCCGGAGATTTGACGATGTGGTGGCGCAAACCAACTACGAGATTGATATTCACAATCCGGACGGCAAGGCGGGCACCGACGAGCGAGAAGTGAAAGGATACGACATTCCGTACCGCTGCCTTATTCCGCAGGGGGTACAAGGCTTGCTCGTAGCGGGGCGCTCCATATCGGCCACGCATGTGGCCATGTCGTCGATGCGGGTTCAGGCGACGTGCTATGCGCTCGGCCAGGCAGCCGGTGTCGCAGCCTCGATCGCGGCGGATCAAGGAATTCCGCTGGAGCATGTCAGTGTGGATGAGCTGCATGAAGCATTAAGACTTCAGAATGTGATGTTTTTGAAGAACGCTCACAAGTGA
- a CDS encoding ABC transporter substrate-binding protein, with amino-acid sequence MKKALHLLLSVTLLGAMVGCGTNTNSSNGGKEATPAPADSKPAASTLAPAKKVELKVFMGFPRFKDQFDKYFEQFKAKEKAEKNIDVTINLEMPNPDQAKQILQTRLSSNDAPDLFTLHAVADVPSYYKAGYLSDLSNQPFAAGLFDNVKKTVTFDGKIVALPLESLEWGYLYNKKVFNDIGLKAPQTIDEMKAVVEKLKANKVTPFELSFQEAWIPQLIMALSLGGIVTSEHPDWIQKMNKGEASYKDVQDVFNIIDIVMQNGTDKPFEVGSAQGSTDFANGKAAMWVQGPWQAEAIQKVNPKIEFGVAPLPVSNNPKGTMINLSTSTSLAVSPTSKNKEVAMDLLNYILDPKDSSALFQELKFNPVSKVHTYKSFPWIDEAMTYVSQGKAYQDLSLPNGITDEQAKLLQSYYAKQVTKDEIIKSLDKKWADAIKAQQ; translated from the coding sequence ATGAAGAAAGCGCTTCACTTATTACTAAGTGTTACCTTATTGGGCGCAATGGTCGGTTGCGGCACGAACACCAACTCCAGTAATGGCGGAAAAGAGGCAACGCCAGCTCCGGCGGATTCGAAACCGGCAGCATCTACTCTTGCTCCAGCTAAGAAAGTAGAATTGAAAGTATTTATGGGCTTTCCACGGTTTAAGGATCAATTTGATAAATACTTTGAACAATTTAAGGCAAAGGAAAAAGCTGAAAAAAATATTGATGTCACCATCAATCTTGAAATGCCAAATCCGGATCAAGCCAAGCAAATTTTGCAGACTCGCCTTTCTTCTAATGATGCGCCGGATTTGTTCACCCTGCACGCTGTAGCAGACGTTCCCAGTTATTACAAAGCCGGTTACTTGAGTGACCTATCCAATCAGCCATTTGCGGCTGGCTTGTTCGATAACGTTAAGAAGACAGTAACCTTTGATGGCAAAATAGTAGCATTACCGCTTGAAAGCTTGGAATGGGGTTATTTGTACAATAAGAAAGTGTTTAATGACATAGGTCTGAAAGCTCCTCAAACGATAGATGAAATGAAAGCGGTTGTAGAAAAGCTGAAAGCGAACAAAGTGACACCCTTCGAGTTGTCTTTCCAAGAGGCATGGATTCCGCAGCTGATCATGGCGCTATCGCTCGGCGGGATTGTGACTTCGGAGCATCCGGATTGGATTCAGAAGATGAACAAGGGTGAGGCCTCCTACAAAGACGTACAGGACGTATTTAATATTATTGATATTGTAATGCAAAATGGGACAGATAAGCCATTCGAAGTAGGCAGCGCTCAAGGCTCTACTGATTTCGCTAACGGAAAAGCGGCGATGTGGGTTCAAGGTCCATGGCAAGCAGAAGCAATTCAAAAGGTTAATCCGAAAATTGAATTTGGCGTGGCACCGCTCCCGGTGAGTAATAACCCCAAGGGTACGATGATCAACCTATCAACGTCCACATCTCTAGCGGTATCTCCAACAAGCAAGAACAAAGAGGTTGCCATGGATCTTCTAAACTACATCCTTGATCCGAAGGATTCGTCAGCCTTGTTCCAAGAGTTGAAGTTCAATCCCGTATCTAAGGTGCACACGTATAAATCGTTCCCTTGGATCGATGAAGCGATGACCTACGTTTCTCAAGGGAAGGCTTATCAGGACCTGTCTCTTCCCAATGGCATCACGGATGAACAAGCGAAGCTGCTGCAAAGTTACTACGCAAAGCAAGTAACGAAAGACGAGATCATCAAATCGCTGGATAAGAAATGGGCAGACGCGATTAAGGCTCAGCAATAG
- a CDS encoding SRPBCC family protein, translating to METGNQTITVETTVHAPVGKVWEYWTEPQHITKWSFASDDWHAPNAENDLRAGGKFFTRMEAKDGSFGFDFGGVYDEVRINEFISYTLGDGRKVSITFISQENDTKVIEVFEAETTNSIEMQKAGWQAFLDNFKKYSEISK from the coding sequence ATGGAAACAGGTAATCAAACAATCACGGTAGAAACCACAGTTCATGCACCAGTTGGAAAAGTGTGGGAGTATTGGACAGAACCACAGCATATCACGAAATGGTCTTTTGCTTCTGATGACTGGCATGCACCAAATGCCGAAAATGATTTAAGGGCTGGCGGAAAATTTTTTACTAGAATGGAAGCGAAGGATGGAAGTTTTGGATTTGATTTTGGTGGCGTTTATGATGAAGTGAGAATCAATGAATTTATTTCTTACACTTTGGGAGATGGAAGAAAAGTTTCGATCACTTTTATTAGTCAAGAAAACGATACGAAAGTAATTGAAGTTTTTGAAGCAGAAACCACCAATTCCATTGAGATGCAAAAAGCAGGCTGGCAGGCGTTTCTAGACAATTTCAAAAAATACAGTGAAATTTCTAAGTAA
- a CDS encoding response regulator produces MLNVLIIDDELWSRQVVRSLGAWNKLGLNIVGEADGGREGIDLIETLHPSIVITDMRMPGLDGVELLQVLNERYPEVKIIVMSGFDDFVYLKQAIRSRAIEYLLKPINPVELNAALSRCVEELQASLQLPTSWDTHIFTDKMMLDTYLNYRQQVYEYLLELNRPAVLHTLKRIEDLLSEGYAETQDGRLPARIAHDFLHLLEEFTAGTDYGLDPAWIEERRERAAWLSGYSLGEIHALLRDWFIDAIDAIEAYRKNKNRLVPEDVQVYIDRHYQETISLETVAQHFFVSKEHLSRTFKASIGENLSDYIVRKRMEKAKELIMDQRLAIKRVAELTGYIDIAYFYRVFKKHFGLTPGEMRKDELGNQ; encoded by the coding sequence ATGCTAAATGTATTGATCATCGATGACGAGCTATGGTCCAGACAAGTCGTAAGATCATTGGGAGCTTGGAATAAACTCGGACTGAACATTGTTGGGGAAGCAGATGGCGGGCGGGAAGGAATCGATCTGATTGAGACGCTGCATCCTAGCATCGTGATCACCGATATGCGAATGCCGGGACTGGACGGTGTGGAGCTTCTTCAGGTATTAAACGAACGATACCCCGAAGTAAAAATCATCGTAATGAGCGGTTTTGACGATTTCGTTTATTTGAAGCAGGCGATACGTTCACGTGCCATCGAATATCTATTGAAGCCAATCAATCCAGTTGAATTGAACGCTGCCCTTTCTCGATGTGTGGAGGAGCTGCAAGCTTCACTACAATTACCAACTTCCTGGGATACGCACATCTTTACGGATAAAATGATGCTGGACACCTATTTGAATTACCGGCAGCAGGTTTATGAATATCTCTTGGAACTTAATCGTCCCGCAGTGCTCCACACACTCAAAAGGATAGAGGACCTCTTATCCGAAGGCTATGCAGAGACACAGGACGGGAGATTACCTGCTAGAATTGCGCATGATTTTCTGCACTTGCTAGAAGAGTTTACAGCGGGTACGGACTATGGTTTGGATCCAGCTTGGATCGAAGAACGACGTGAACGTGCTGCATGGCTAAGCGGGTACTCTTTAGGGGAAATTCATGCCCTCCTGCGTGATTGGTTCATTGATGCCATAGATGCCATTGAGGCGTATCGCAAAAATAAAAATCGATTAGTCCCCGAGGATGTACAGGTCTACATTGACCGCCACTATCAAGAAACGATTTCCCTTGAGACGGTCGCTCAACACTTTTTTGTAAGCAAGGAGCATCTAAGTCGAACATTTAAGGCTTCCATCGGTGAGAATTTATCCGATTATATCGTTCGTAAGAGAATGGAGAAAGCTAAAGAATTAATTATGGATCAACGACTTGCCATCAAACGTGTAGCTGAACTAACCGGCTATATCGATATCGCTTACTTTTATCGCGTTTTTAAGAAACATTTTGGACTCACTCCAGGGGAAATGCGTAAGGATGAGCTGGGAAATCAATAA
- a CDS encoding AraC family transcriptional regulator produces MKSHTSDRIKIPPGFWAGLRQLGIAAHEVARKARLPLTIITEPVVTTAQYFAIWQAYSDLMGDTAEAIIKLATVFETAKYPPTVLATYHARDYRDALNRMARYKQLCPPESLRITEEGEHCTIELEWLNTEQPGPPTLVGITLAYLLELGRRGTGQPLTARFVEFSHAMGDVQALEAYFGCRVRIGAKCNRLTLHRKDLDSPFISYNEELLEILTPVLDRTLNEHQHSRSIPEMVKWIMKRSLTGGRPDIQAVASELSMSDRTLQRRLTDEGTSFKHLLTQARHEQAREYLADPSLDIKEVAFLIGYEDQNSFYRAFRLWEGDTPSNWRTEHLGTNSISVGPLGMPTIH; encoded by the coding sequence ATGAAGTCTCATACCTCTGACCGTATTAAAATCCCGCCGGGATTTTGGGCTGGATTACGTCAATTAGGGATTGCCGCCCACGAGGTAGCTCGCAAAGCACGACTGCCTCTCACCATTATTACTGAACCAGTAGTTACCACTGCTCAATATTTCGCGATTTGGCAGGCTTATTCCGATCTCATGGGTGACACTGCCGAAGCAATCATCAAACTTGCGACCGTCTTTGAAACAGCGAAGTACCCACCTACCGTCTTAGCGACTTACCACGCTCGTGACTACCGCGACGCTCTAAACCGAATGGCTCGGTACAAACAACTGTGTCCTCCCGAAAGCTTACGTATCACCGAGGAGGGCGAGCACTGTACAATCGAACTGGAATGGCTGAATACCGAGCAACCCGGTCCGCCGACGCTGGTTGGTATCACGCTGGCTTATCTTCTGGAGCTTGGGCGCCGGGGCACAGGTCAACCTTTGACGGCGCGGTTCGTTGAATTCTCGCACGCAATGGGCGATGTACAGGCCCTTGAGGCTTACTTCGGCTGCCGTGTCCGGATTGGTGCAAAATGTAACCGGTTGACGTTACATAGAAAGGATCTGGATAGCCCCTTTATCTCGTACAACGAAGAGTTGCTGGAGATTCTGACTCCCGTTCTGGACCGAACGCTCAATGAGCATCAACACAGCCGCTCAATACCCGAGATGGTCAAGTGGATCATGAAACGCAGCCTAACAGGAGGACGCCCCGACATTCAGGCTGTCGCGAGCGAGCTCAGTATGAGCGATCGTACCTTGCAGCGCCGGCTTACTGATGAAGGCACGAGCTTCAAGCATCTGTTGACACAAGCTCGACATGAGCAGGCACGAGAGTACTTGGCAGACCCCTCGCTCGATATTAAAGAAGTGGCTTTCTTGATTGGATATGAAGACCAGAACTCGTTCTACCGCGCCTTCCGCCTTTGGGAAGGTGATACTCCTTCAAATTGGCGTACTGAACATTTAGGTACAAACTCGATATCAGTAGGACCGCTAGGAATGCCGACTATTCACTGA
- a CDS encoding carbohydrate ABC transporter permease has product MKRIGSFMILLILIAAAIFTLFPIYMGLLNSFKTEGAMMNNILSLPTHLEVGNYIGAFHKTNFVRSLGNTIYIASVGLLGIIICASMAGFKLSRTPGKLSAFIFLLFVMSTLIPFHSIMITLTKISKALSVQGSTTGLGLIYIGTGVAFAIFLYHGFVKSIPRDLDEAAVIDGCGEFRLFFIVIFPLLLPITATIAILNLLWIWNDFLLPLLMLTNYKTYTLLLSTNMLFGQYGNNDWSAILSSLVLAMLPVVLFYLLLQKYIMKGIADGAIKG; this is encoded by the coding sequence ATGAAGCGAATCGGTTCCTTTATGATTCTGCTCATCCTCATTGCTGCTGCCATCTTTACGTTGTTTCCGATCTACATGGGACTGCTGAACTCCTTTAAGACGGAAGGTGCGATGATGAATAACATTTTGTCGCTGCCTACCCATTTGGAAGTAGGAAATTATATAGGCGCATTCCATAAGACTAATTTTGTTAGAAGCTTAGGAAATACGATATATATCGCGTCGGTTGGCTTGTTAGGCATAATTATTTGCGCTTCGATGGCAGGCTTTAAACTATCTAGGACACCGGGGAAGTTAAGCGCATTTATTTTTCTGCTGTTCGTCATGTCCACGTTGATTCCATTTCACTCTATTATGATAACGCTGACTAAAATATCTAAAGCGCTATCTGTGCAAGGCTCTACGACGGGTCTAGGATTGATATATATAGGCACGGGTGTCGCATTTGCGATCTTTTTGTACCATGGTTTTGTGAAATCGATCCCCCGCGATCTGGATGAAGCGGCTGTCATCGATGGATGTGGTGAGTTCCGATTATTTTTTATCGTCATTTTTCCGTTATTACTGCCGATTACGGCTACGATTGCGATTTTAAACCTGTTATGGATATGGAACGACTTTCTTCTGCCGTTACTGATGTTAACCAACTATAAGACGTATACCTTGCTATTATCCACCAACATGCTGTTCGGTCAATACGGGAATAATGACTGGTCGGCCATCTTGTCTTCATTGGTTTTGGCCATGCTGCCGGTCGTTCTCTTCTATTTATTACTGCAAAAATACATTATGAAGGGTATTGCAGACGGTGCGATAAAAGGATAG
- a CDS encoding cellulase family glycosylhydrolase yields the protein MSSIRENEVVGFLRADGNRLVNGEGREVLLRGVGFGSWLLPEGYMWMFPEQGDRPRRIEKMIQELIGERQAERFWDIYYDIHTTEADIQQIAAEGFNSVRVPINARFLIEDGEPLRVKEHRLQLIDRLIGWCRKHSLYVILDLHGAPGGQTGTNIDDSERDLPELFTEEHNKRLTVQLWRFLAEHYKDEWIVAGYDLLNEPLPNWFSAYNDEVMPLYRDIVKAIREVDDRHIIILEGAHWATDWSIFTEKIDDNLMLQFHKYWNNPDTESIRVYLDKCEEWNVPIYMGEGGENNKAWYAGAFRLFEDHNISWNFWTWKKMGKNNSPCSVKVPRDWQMLVEYLEGGAKPDEITAQRILEEYLTNLAFEECVYYRDVVDALLCRPPVRIPAIFYGYRGEGVSYGIQQPSNQNVGFRIHDRTDIRFVASARETANFEHGKGEVWQEDERLEVHLAESDWLAYEIYVPRVSDYSVYEINVHLNELDENGSLAISIDDQNKNCREPFTLESGTHRIVVQAKGAPVRLEWLEIIPTSMMT from the coding sequence TTGAGCTCAATTCGTGAGAATGAAGTTGTTGGCTTTCTTAGAGCTGACGGGAATAGGCTAGTCAACGGAGAAGGTCGCGAGGTGCTGCTGAGAGGCGTAGGCTTTGGAAGTTGGCTGCTCCCAGAGGGTTATATGTGGATGTTTCCGGAGCAAGGGGATCGTCCGCGGCGTATTGAAAAGATGATTCAAGAGCTGATCGGCGAACGGCAGGCTGAAAGATTTTGGGACATTTACTATGACATTCATACGACGGAAGCAGATATTCAGCAGATTGCTGCTGAAGGCTTCAATTCGGTTAGGGTGCCAATAAACGCAAGATTTTTGATTGAAGATGGCGAGCCCCTTCGGGTGAAGGAACATAGACTACAGCTTATCGATCGGCTAATCGGATGGTGTCGTAAACACAGTCTTTATGTAATTCTAGATCTGCACGGGGCACCTGGGGGCCAGACGGGTACGAATATCGACGACTCTGAACGCGACTTGCCGGAGCTGTTTACAGAAGAACATAATAAACGTCTTACGGTTCAGTTATGGCGTTTTCTCGCAGAGCATTACAAGGATGAATGGATTGTTGCTGGCTATGATCTGCTCAATGAGCCGCTGCCCAACTGGTTCTCTGCTTATAACGATGAGGTCATGCCACTTTATCGGGACATCGTCAAGGCCATCCGAGAAGTGGATGATCGCCACATAATTATTCTAGAAGGTGCCCATTGGGCAACGGATTGGTCAATTTTCACGGAGAAAATCGACGATAATCTGATGCTGCAGTTTCATAAATATTGGAACAATCCAGATACGGAGAGCATTAGAGTCTATTTAGATAAGTGTGAAGAGTGGAACGTGCCCATTTATATGGGTGAAGGCGGCGAAAATAATAAAGCATGGTACGCGGGTGCTTTCCGCCTTTTTGAAGATCATAATATCTCATGGAATTTCTGGACTTGGAAAAAGATGGGTAAGAATAATTCGCCATGCAGCGTTAAGGTGCCTCGCGATTGGCAGATGCTGGTCGAGTATTTAGAAGGCGGTGCGAAGCCAGATGAGATAACCGCACAACGGATCTTAGAGGAGTATCTGACTAATTTAGCTTTTGAGGAATGTGTGTATTATCGCGATGTTGTTGACGCCTTGTTATGCAGACCTCCTGTTCGCATACCTGCTATTTTCTACGGGTATCGGGGAGAAGGGGTCAGTTATGGCATCCAGCAGCCGTCGAACCAGAATGTTGGCTTTCGCATCCACGACCGTACGGACATTCGATTTGTCGCAAGTGCCAGGGAGACAGCAAACTTCGAACATGGCAAAGGAGAGGTCTGGCAAGAGGATGAGCGCCTAGAAGTACACTTGGCTGAAAGCGATTGGCTAGCCTACGAAATTTATGTGCCAAGAGTGAGTGATTACTCGGTTTACGAGATCAACGTTCACCTTAACGAGCTTGATGAAAACGGAAGTCTGGCAATCTCAATAGATGACCAAAACAAAAATTGTAGAGAACCGTTTACGCTTGAGTCAGGGACACATCGTATTGTAGTTCAAGCTAAAGGTGCTCCCGTTCGGCTCGAATGGTTAGAAATCATTCCGACCAGCATGATGACTTAG
- a CDS encoding carbohydrate ABC transporter permease, whose amino-acid sequence MTTKRKKTVILLAFVFPALLFYAVFVLAPAFGGAWYSLTNWNGLNRTYRMVGLANYIEALTADPFFLKSVGFTLKYVVFMVVLQNVIALLLAVLVESRRLSKVWFRTILFMPNMISLIIGGFMWLFIFTKVLPYIAEHTVFTFLDKSWIGDPAYSFFAIVIVSLWGGVGYLMVIYIASLQGVPQHLKEAAAMDGANAFKTFRYVTLPMIYPALTIGIFLTLNGSFKAFDAVYSLTGGGPGRSTQVIALNIFEEAFKSSNRYGYANAKAMILFLVVFLITLIQLWLMKRREVES is encoded by the coding sequence ATGACAACGAAACGAAAAAAGACAGTCATCCTATTAGCCTTCGTGTTTCCCGCTCTATTATTCTACGCTGTATTCGTACTCGCCCCCGCATTCGGGGGCGCATGGTACAGCCTTACGAATTGGAACGGACTGAATCGCACGTATCGGATGGTGGGATTGGCGAATTACATCGAGGCTTTGACGGCGGACCCGTTCTTCCTAAAGTCGGTAGGCTTCACCCTTAAATATGTCGTGTTCATGGTTGTGCTTCAGAATGTGATCGCTCTGCTTCTGGCGGTTCTTGTGGAATCCAGACGGCTCAGCAAGGTATGGTTCCGAACGATTTTATTCATGCCTAATATGATCAGCTTGATCATAGGCGGATTTATGTGGTTATTTATTTTCACCAAAGTACTTCCGTATATAGCCGAACATACGGTATTCACCTTTTTGGACAAATCTTGGATCGGTGATCCGGCGTATTCGTTCTTCGCCATCGTCATCGTGTCCCTGTGGGGCGGTGTCGGTTACCTGATGGTGATCTATATCGCCTCCTTACAGGGAGTACCCCAACATCTGAAAGAAGCGGCTGCGATGGATGGTGCGAATGCTTTTAAAACGTTTCGTTATGTGACGCTTCCGATGATTTATCCGGCTTTGACGATTGGTATCTTTCTTACTCTTAACGGCTCATTTAAAGCATTCGATGCCGTCTACTCGTTAACCGGCGGTGGTCCGGGCAGATCCACGCAGGTCATCGCGCTGAACATTTTCGAAGAAGCTTTTAAATCAAGTAATCGATATGGATATGCAAATGCCAAGGCGATGATCTTGTTTCTAGTCGTGTTTTTGATCACCTTGATTCAGCTATGGTTGATGAAAAGAAGAGAGGTGGAATCATGA